Sequence from the bacterium genome:
GCTCCACTTCCAGGCGCTTGCGGGCCTGCTCGATGACGCGCTGCAATGATTGCAGATGTTCGCGGCCGCTGTGTAGCATTTGCTCTTCGCGGGCCAACAGTGCCTGCTCGCGCAGCTTGGCAGCGATGCCTTTGTTTTCGAACAATCGCAGCTTTTCCTCCAGCGCCGGCAATTGGCTGAGTTTTTCCTCGAGGTCGCGCAATTCGGCCAGGGCCGCCAGCGAATGTTCGCGGTTGGCCTCCAGAAGCTGGTTGCATTCGCGCCGGCCGGCCTCCAGCGCACCCGCGTTTTCCGCGCGGTAACGGCTGAGCAGATGTGCCTGCTTGGCGGTGTCGCGGGCAATCTCGGCGATTTCGTGCTGGCCGAAAATCTCAACGCTGGGCACGATGTCGAAGACTTGCAAGCGGCGGCGCTGGCCGGTTTCATCATAAATCGCCGGCTCGCCGGGATAAAGCCGCTCGATCAGGTAGTAACTCGGCGAGGGTTGATTGGTGCGCACCAGCAGTGAAATCTTCGTGCCGCTTTTGACGACTTCCGCCAGAATGCTCTCGTGCGTCTTGCGCGCCAACTCGCCGAGCGGCGGTTGGTCCAACACGTAACGCAGGCTTTCGATCACCGTGGATTTGCCGGTGCCGCGGCCCCCGATCAGACAATTCAGATTCTCATTGAAGTGAATGGCGCAGCCGTGCAGAAAACTCGCCTCGCCCTCCCAGGTCATGGCCACCAACTCGACATGGGCGCTGCGGCGTGCCGGCCGCGCCGGCTCATGCGCTCTTTCGGTGAGCAGGTCGAGGCGCGATTCCGGATCGAGAAAAGCCTGCCACAGGGCCTCGATGCCGGGCGTCGACATCTTAATGATGGTGCTGCACGCCGGATTTTCGATGTCTTTAAGATTGTACACATCCAGGCAATTCACCAGGGCGAGCGGCCGTTCCCGGCGGTAATGATTCAACTCGCCGCTCACGATCTTGCGCTCGAAGGCGCGCAGGTCGGCGCGCGCGCCGGAAATCTGTCCGGCAAGCAGATTGGGATCGGTGAAATATTGCACGCGGGTGGTTTTGGCGCATTCGAACAACAGCCCGTTTTCGCGATCAATATGCGCCGCGATGCAAATGCCGCGGCGGTCTTTTTGGATAATCTCGAGAATCTGCGGGAAGGATTTGGGGGATTGCTTCGGCGCCAGGCCGCGGCCGGTCACCCAGCGGCCCTTGGGAGGCAGGCCCAGCTCGGTCAACACATGATCCAGTTCCTCGACCGGCGCGTTGAGATCGAACAAGCAGAGCACATGCAGCCCTTCCGTGCTTGCCACTTCAAAGCCGGGAAAGACCAGAATGCCTTCCTGCCTCAGCTCGCGGCGCACGATTTCCACATACTCCACGCTGTTGTGATCGCACAGGCCGATCGCATCGATGCCGGCTTTCTTGCAGCGCTGGGCGAGCGTCAGCGCAAAATCCCGCTGGTAAGGCTCGGTGTCCTTGCGGTATTTGGAATCGAACCCCTTGAAGCGGTCTTGCATCGGGGTATTCACTTGCAGCGCGCAGCGAAAATCCCGTGCGCCGTGCGATTGCTCGAGCGCATGCGCCACGGCCTCGGGCCAATGATGTGCCCACGGCACAGCGAAGCGCGTGCCGTTGCGCTCGCGCGGACGCGTCAGGATAACCGTTGAAGCTGAGGCATGTTCGCTCATGAGATTCCTGCTGCCTGCCCGCCGGCGGTGTGCGGGCGTCGTTCTCTCCAATGCGAGAAAACGTGGATGCGAAGGGCAACGCCCTGGAGAGTTTGCAATTCTGAGATGACGCCAAGCCTTGAGCGCCGCTTGCTGGAAATCCGCGTTCTGTCAGCTTACGAACGCCGGGGTTATGAATGTGACGATGCCAGGGTCAGTCAAGGCCGCAGAAAGTAAACTTTTTTCCGAGGCGATGCAAGGTGAAATTGCTGTGCGCCACCGGCAGGTTCAATCAGCTCGGGAGGCAATGGGGATTTGCCGCTGTTCTGTTGCCATATCGACGATTGGAACTTTGGCAACCAGATCACCCAGCCCCAACGCCCGCAGAAAATAGGGCGGCAGGCTGCGAAAACGCAGGCGCACGTCGAGATTGATCGCGCCGCGGAGACCGGCGGGAATGGCGATGCGATAGCCGGCAGTGCGCGTGGCGAGGAAGGGAATCATGTTGTTCTCCACGGTCTTGGCTTCGAAGAAGAACAGCACCTCGCGGCCGTCGATCCCGCGCAGCGTTTGGCGGAACACGGTAAGATCAACATCGGTATTACGGTCAAGCTCGCTGTGCTGATCCCGCAAATCGCCGTTGGCATCCAGCGCGCCGCTTTGGTACAAGAGATTGCCGTTTTGATCGGCCGCGCTGATCGCAATCCACATCTGCCGTTCTGCGGCCACGCCGGAGGGCAGGGAATGGCCGGTCCTGTTGTTGAAGATGCTCACCTGCACTTGCAAAGTGTCACCGGCGCGAATCGTGGCAGGATGCGTCACCCGCATGCTGGCGGCATTCTGCAGCAGTTTCTCGCTCTCCCGGCGCTGCAAATCTGCCCCGGGAAAATCCACCAGCGGCACATCCACGCCGACGAAAGTGTGGCGATGCACTTGCTCACGCAGGGGACCGTCAACCGCAGCCTGGCCGGCGTACACCGACATGTGGCAGTCCTGGCAATCGAACGACATGCCGGCGAGCGCGGCTGCATTCCATTCGCTGAACGTTTCCTCGACCGTGGTGCCGAGAGTGTTGATCACTTCGTGGCAGCCGCCGCAAAATTGCGAGCGGTCGAACAGCGGGTTGAATTGCGATTCATGAAACGAGTTGGTCGCCGGATCCGCCAGGCTGCCGTATTTGATCTTGCCGGGCTTGAGCTCGATCTCGGCATTGAAAGGCTGATTGATTTTGGTGATGGAATGGCAAACATCACAGCTCACGCCCTGCCGGGAGATGGGCGAAAGGTTTTGGGGATCGAAGAAAGGCGGCGTTTCGCCCGTCAGGCTCGCCACCGGACTGTGGCATTTGGTGCAGAATTGATCGAGCTTGCCGCCGGTTTTCTGCTGGCCCACGGCATTCATCGCGAAAAACACCGGATCCGTGAACGCATAGGCGTGCATGGAACTGCGCCATTCCGCATAGTGATTGGGGTGGCATCCCTGGCAGGTTTCCGCCGAGGCGAAATCCGCAACTTTGAATTTGGGCGAATCACCGGCCGGCGGCTGCACGGGATCCGGATTGCTGCAGGCGGTCAGGAGCAGGAGAGAGGCAAGCACAAGCAAAGCGTTCTTCATGGCGTCTCAGAGTCAGGCGTCGCGGTTTCGGTTTGCCCGGCAGCGGGCACGCAGCCGCGAAGCGGTTTCACGCCGCGCGTGGGCGCCGGTCAAGGTGGTTCGAATCTAGGCAGATTTTTCAAATAATCAAGCTTGCGGAGAATTGACTTTGCCTTCGCTGCAGCCTATATTGCGCAGGCCATGCGACATGTCATAAAATTTCGACAGGCGCGGGCCAGCCACGGCTGCAACAGAAACCGCC
This genomic interval carries:
- a CDS encoding phosphoesterase; amino-acid sequence: MSEHASASTVILTRPRERNGTRFAVPWAHHWPEAVAHALEQSHGARDFRCALQVNTPMQDRFKGFDSKYRKDTEPYQRDFALTLAQRCKKAGIDAIGLCDHNSVEYVEIVRRELRQEGILVFPGFEVASTEGLHVLCLFDLNAPVEELDHVLTELGLPPKGRWVTGRGLAPKQSPKSFPQILEIIQKDRRGICIAAHIDRENGLLFECAKTTRVQYFTDPNLLAGQISGARADLRAFERKIVSGELNHYRRERPLALVNCLDVYNLKDIENPACSTIIKMSTPGIEALWQAFLDPESRLDLLTERAHEPARPARRSAHVELVAMTWEGEASFLHGCAIHFNENLNCLIGGRGTGKSTVIESLRYVLDQPPLGELARKTHESILAEVVKSGTKISLLVRTNQPSPSYYLIERLYPGEPAIYDETGQRRRLQVFDIVPSVEIFGQHEIAEIARDTAKQAHLLSRYRAENAGALEAGRRECNQLLEANREHSLAALAELRDLEEKLSQLPALEEKLRLFENKGIAAKLREQALLAREEQMLHSGREHLQSLQRVIEQARKRLEVEPFSLPAGPALPNGDLIEEARTALEDLEKELGARLADLAAALGRTQSELLVIMEKWQNRRQARQKDYERTLMDLQKEEIDGAAFLRLRQEIERLEPLRLKHGQLQQKCRQLEKKRHKLLQRRQADRKKLFGLDQKAVARVNRLLQGRLRVTLEREADCELLFGKLRSLRKRFQEDFYERLAATPGFSQTDFMQHLRAGKAAVQARYQLTDRQAETLANLEAGTLLELEELDLPDRLTIELNVALPDEAPRWRRLPDLSTGQKATAILLLLFPESRTPLVIDQPEDDLDNRFIADTIIPTLRQEKRRRQFLFATHNANIPVLGDAELIIALETGGEGKSNTAVIREGNVGAIDRESVKLLVEQVLEGGQRAFELRRAKYGF
- a CDS encoding cytochrome c family protein, translating into MKNALLVLASLLLLTACSNPDPVQPPAGDSPKFKVADFASAETCQGCHPNHYAEWRSSMHAYAFTDPVFFAMNAVGQQKTGGKLDQFCTKCHSPVASLTGETPPFFDPQNLSPISRQGVSCDVCHSITKINQPFNAEIELKPGKIKYGSLADPATNSFHESQFNPLFDRSQFCGGCHEVINTLGTTVEETFSEWNAAALAGMSFDCQDCHMSVYAGQAAVDGPLREQVHRHTFVGVDVPLVDFPGADLQRRESEKLLQNAASMRVTHPATIRAGDTLQVQVSIFNNRTGHSLPSGVAAERQMWIAISAADQNGNLLYQSGALDANGDLRDQHSELDRNTDVDLTVFRQTLRGIDGREVLFFFEAKTVENNMIPFLATRTAGYRIAIPAGLRGAINLDVRLRFRSLPPYFLRALGLGDLVAKVPIVDMATEQRQIPIASRAD